A portion of the Microlunatus phosphovorus NM-1 genome contains these proteins:
- a CDS encoding aconitate hydratase, with amino-acid sequence MSVNSFGAQATLAVGDASYEIFRLDAVEGQESLPYSLKILLENLLRTEDGANITADDIRALAEWDPSSEPSKEIQFTPARVIMQDFTGVPCVVDLATMREAMADMGGDPAKINPLAPAEMVIDHSVIADVFGTADAFVRNVEIEYGRNRERYQFLRWGQTAFDDFKVVPPGTGIVHQVNIEHLARVIFPRVIDGVTYAYPDTCVGTDSHTTMVNGLGVVGWGVGGIEAEAAMLGQPVSMLIPRVVGFKLSGALPEGATATDLVLTITEMLRQHKVVGKFVEFYGPGVSQVPLANRATIGNMSPEYGSTIAVFPIDSKTTDYLRLTGRSEDQIALVETYAKEQGLWHDDDREPRYSEYLELDLATVVPSIAGPKRPQDRVILAHAKQGFREALRDYVNPEELTGYDESVDESFPASDSPAGSGGNGNSEPHEYGEDVPRNIGRPSKKTKLTLDGAEVEIDHGAVTIAAITSCTNTSNPSVMIGAALVAKKAVEKGLTRKPWVKTTLAPGSKVVSDYYDRSGLTPYLDKLGFNLVGYGCTTCIGNSGPLIPEVSAAVNESDLAVVSVLSGNRNFEGRINPDIKMNYLASPPLVVAYALAGSMDIDITTEPLGTDEAGNPVYLKDVWPTEAEIDEIVASSIGAEMFTESYADVFAGDQQWQSLPTPEGDTFEWDASSTYVRKPPYFEGMPADPVPVTDISGARVLLKLGDSITTDHISPAGAIKADAPAGKYLSEHGVERRDFNSYGSRRGNHEVMIRGTFANIRLRNQLAPGTEGGFTRDFTQDDAPVTTVFEASENYIAAGIPLVVLSGKEYGSGSSRDWAAKGTALLGVKAVIAESYERIHRSNLIGMGVLPLQYPEGQNAASLGLTGEETFSISSVTELNEGRTPKTVHVTAGDVSFDAVVRIDTPGEADYYRNGGIMQYVLRSLLRK; translated from the coding sequence ATGAGTGTCAACAGCTTCGGTGCCCAGGCCACATTGGCGGTAGGCGACGCGTCGTACGAGATCTTCCGGCTCGACGCGGTCGAGGGGCAGGAGAGTCTCCCGTACAGCTTGAAGATCCTGTTGGAGAACCTGCTCCGCACCGAGGACGGCGCCAACATCACCGCCGACGACATTCGTGCGCTCGCCGAGTGGGACCCGAGCTCGGAGCCCAGCAAGGAGATCCAGTTCACCCCGGCCCGGGTGATCATGCAGGACTTCACCGGCGTGCCCTGCGTGGTCGACCTGGCCACCATGCGTGAGGCGATGGCCGACATGGGCGGTGACCCGGCCAAGATCAACCCGCTGGCACCGGCCGAGATGGTGATCGACCACTCCGTGATCGCCGATGTGTTCGGCACCGCCGACGCGTTCGTACGCAACGTGGAGATCGAGTACGGCCGCAACCGCGAGCGCTACCAGTTCCTGCGCTGGGGTCAGACCGCCTTCGACGACTTCAAGGTCGTCCCGCCGGGCACCGGCATCGTGCACCAGGTCAACATCGAGCACCTGGCCCGGGTGATCTTCCCGCGGGTGATCGACGGGGTGACCTACGCCTACCCGGACACCTGCGTGGGCACGGACTCCCACACCACCATGGTGAACGGCCTCGGCGTGGTCGGCTGGGGTGTCGGTGGCATCGAGGCCGAGGCCGCCATGCTCGGCCAGCCGGTCTCCATGCTCATCCCGCGGGTGGTCGGCTTCAAGCTGTCCGGCGCGCTGCCCGAGGGCGCCACCGCGACCGACCTGGTGCTGACCATCACCGAGATGCTGCGCCAGCACAAGGTGGTCGGCAAGTTCGTCGAGTTCTACGGACCGGGCGTCTCCCAGGTGCCACTGGCCAACCGGGCCACCATCGGCAACATGAGCCCGGAGTACGGCTCGACCATCGCCGTCTTCCCGATCGACTCCAAGACCACCGACTACCTGCGCCTCACGGGCCGCTCCGAGGACCAGATCGCCCTCGTCGAGACGTACGCGAAGGAGCAGGGTCTGTGGCACGACGACGATCGCGAGCCGCGTTACTCGGAGTATCTGGAGCTCGACCTCGCCACGGTGGTCCCCAGCATCGCCGGGCCGAAGCGACCTCAGGACCGGGTCATCCTGGCCCATGCCAAGCAAGGCTTCCGGGAGGCGCTGCGCGACTACGTCAACCCCGAGGAGCTGACCGGCTACGACGAGTCGGTCGACGAGTCCTTCCCTGCGTCGGATTCCCCGGCGGGGTCGGGCGGCAACGGCAACAGTGAGCCGCACGAGTACGGCGAGGACGTGCCGAGAAACATCGGCCGGCCGAGCAAGAAGACCAAGCTCACGCTCGACGGCGCCGAGGTCGAGATCGACCACGGCGCGGTGACCATCGCCGCGATCACCTCCTGCACGAACACCTCCAACCCGAGCGTGATGATCGGCGCGGCCCTGGTGGCGAAGAAGGCCGTCGAGAAGGGCCTGACCCGCAAGCCGTGGGTGAAGACCACACTGGCGCCCGGGTCGAAGGTCGTGTCCGACTACTACGACCGGTCCGGTTTGACGCCCTACTTGGACAAGCTGGGCTTCAACCTCGTCGGCTACGGCTGCACCACCTGCATCGGCAACTCCGGTCCGCTGATCCCCGAGGTCAGCGCCGCGGTCAACGAGAGCGATCTGGCGGTCGTCTCGGTGCTCTCCGGCAACCGGAACTTCGAGGGACGCATCAACCCCGACATCAAGATGAACTACCTCGCCTCGCCGCCGCTGGTGGTCGCGTACGCGCTCGCCGGGTCGATGGACATCGACATCACCACCGAGCCGCTGGGCACCGACGAGGCCGGGAATCCCGTGTACCTGAAGGATGTCTGGCCGACCGAGGCCGAGATCGATGAGATCGTCGCCTCCTCGATCGGGGCCGAGATGTTCACCGAGTCCTACGCCGACGTGTTCGCCGGTGATCAGCAGTGGCAGTCGCTGCCCACCCCCGAGGGTGACACCTTCGAGTGGGACGCCTCGTCCACCTACGTCCGCAAGCCCCCGTACTTCGAAGGGATGCCGGCCGATCCGGTGCCGGTCACCGACATCTCCGGTGCCCGGGTGCTGCTCAAGCTCGGCGACTCGATCACCACCGACCACATCTCCCCGGCCGGCGCGATCAAGGCCGATGCCCCGGCGGGCAAGTACCTGTCGGAGCATGGTGTCGAGCGTCGCGACTTCAACTCGTACGGGTCGCGGCGCGGCAATCACGAGGTGATGATCCGCGGCACGTTCGCCAACATCCGGCTGCGCAACCAGCTGGCGCCGGGCACCGAGGGCGGTTTCACTAGGGATTTCACTCAGGACGATGCGCCGGTCACCACGGTCTTCGAGGCGTCGGAGAACTACATCGCCGCCGGGATCCCGCTGGTGGTGCTGTCCGGCAAGGAGTACGGCTCCGGGTCCTCGCGTGACTGGGCCGCCAAGGGCACTGCGCTGCTGGGCGTCAAGGCCGTGATTGCCGAGTCGTACGAGCGGATCCACCGCTCCAATCTGATCGGCATGGGCGTACTCCCGTTGCAGTACCCGGAGGGGCAGAACGCCGCCTCGCTCGGCCTCACCGGTGAGGAGACCTTCTCGATCTCCAGTGTGACCGAGCTCAACGAGGGACGTACCCCGAAGACCGTGCACGTCACCGCCGGCGATGTCAGCTTCGACGCCGTGGTCCGGATCGACACCCCTGGTGAGGCCGACTACTACCGCAACGGCGGCATCATGCAGTATGTGCTGCGCTCGCTGCTGAGGAAGTAG
- a CDS encoding TetR/AcrR family transcriptional regulator, with translation MPTFAPRTARAIARRELTDAITTSARRQLAEIGPAALSVRAIARDLGMASSAVYRYFPSRDELLTELLVIIYGELADRLEAADHAVDRDDLSGRWHALGEALRAWALQTPHEYALLFGSPVPGYAAPERTIEPAGRVTGVLIALMADAQTRGPLPARTELPAEAHAVYAGIRTVTGIDFSDEASVRALTAWSGLFGALSLELFGHLYRGVDDYAAHFAIMLDRLDPTGP, from the coding sequence ATGCCGACCTTCGCGCCCCGTACCGCACGCGCGATCGCCCGCCGCGAGCTGACGGATGCGATCACGACCAGCGCCCGACGCCAGCTTGCCGAGATCGGGCCCGCCGCGCTGTCGGTGCGTGCCATTGCGCGCGACCTGGGCATGGCGTCGTCAGCCGTCTATCGCTACTTCCCCAGCAGAGACGAGCTGCTCACCGAGCTGCTGGTGATCATCTACGGCGAACTCGCCGACCGGTTGGAGGCTGCCGACCACGCCGTGGATCGCGACGATCTGAGCGGTCGGTGGCACGCCCTCGGAGAGGCGCTCCGCGCCTGGGCGCTGCAGACGCCGCACGAGTACGCGCTGCTGTTCGGCTCCCCCGTGCCTGGCTACGCCGCCCCAGAACGCACGATCGAGCCGGCCGGCCGGGTGACCGGCGTGCTGATCGCGCTGATGGCCGATGCCCAGACCCGGGGTCCGCTGCCGGCACGCACGGAACTGCCGGCGGAGGCCCACGCGGTCTACGCCGGCATCCGCACCGTCACCGGCATCGACTTCAGCGACGAGGCGTCCGTACGGGCGCTGACCGCCTGGAGCGGCCTGTTCGGGGCACTCAGCCTCGAGCTGTTCGGGCACCTCTACCGCGGCGTCGACGACTACGCAGCCCACTTCGCGATCATGCTCGATCGCCTCGACCCCACCGGCCCTTGA
- a CDS encoding NAD-dependent epimerase/dehydratase family protein, translating to MPKTYVIVGAGPVGRHTAELLRDRGDHVRVVTRSGHGVVDGVESVRADASDPDALSRIVDGATALFNCANPGDYTTWQQVWPPLAESLSQAAERTGATLVVTSNLYPYGPTTAPMVEGQADAATDHKGRLRAGMWADAKARHEAGRIRMVEVRGSDYVGAGVGPNGHVTRHVPAAVRGKTAWVIGKADVPHTWTDVLDVARTLVAVADRPDTWGRVWHVPSNAPRTQRQALTDVLAAGGHPAVAVRAIPMPVLRGLALVNPLLREIADLAYMWTRPYVLDSALTQQTLDLRPTPWDEVCRRTLEGNRQISA from the coding sequence ATGCCTAAGACGTACGTGATCGTCGGTGCCGGGCCGGTGGGCCGGCACACTGCCGAACTGCTGAGAGATCGCGGTGACCACGTGAGGGTGGTCACCCGCTCCGGGCATGGCGTGGTTGACGGCGTCGAGTCTGTACGCGCCGATGCCTCGGACCCCGATGCGCTGAGCCGAATCGTCGACGGCGCCACGGCTCTGTTCAACTGCGCTAACCCGGGCGACTACACGACCTGGCAGCAGGTCTGGCCGCCGCTGGCCGAGAGTCTGTCGCAGGCCGCCGAGCGTACGGGGGCGACGCTCGTCGTCACCTCCAACCTCTATCCGTACGGACCGACGACCGCGCCGATGGTCGAAGGTCAGGCCGACGCCGCGACCGACCACAAGGGAAGGCTCCGAGCGGGGATGTGGGCCGACGCGAAGGCCCGCCACGAGGCCGGCCGGATCCGGATGGTGGAGGTGCGCGGCTCGGACTACGTGGGTGCGGGGGTGGGCCCGAACGGTCACGTCACCCGACATGTGCCGGCGGCGGTCCGCGGCAAGACCGCCTGGGTGATCGGCAAGGCCGACGTCCCGCACACCTGGACCGACGTGCTCGACGTCGCGCGGACGCTCGTCGCGGTGGCGGACCGGCCGGACACCTGGGGGCGCGTCTGGCACGTGCCGAGCAACGCGCCGCGGACCCAGCGGCAGGCCCTGACCGACGTGCTGGCGGCCGGCGGCCATCCAGCGGTGGCCGTGCGGGCGATCCCGATGCCGGTGCTGCGTGGCCTGGCGCTGGTCAATCCGCTGCTGCGCGAGATCGCCGATCTTGCGTATATGTGGACGCGGCCGTACGTGCTGGACTCTGCACTCACCCAGCAGACCCTGGATCTGCGGCCGACACCTTGGGACGAGGTGTGCCGGCGGACCCTGGAAGGCAATCGGCAGATCAGCGCTTGA
- a CDS encoding glycosyltransferase: MVGTTVVGLTPAEPHALLRSATFLARYTGEPFELVHLSAAGATGFNELLQHPAPHIVLLQGGALVGPGWLTRLTAALARTGAGLAGPSTNRSWNEQGCIDAAPNVRGVEAAAAALARRFGTAARTLAPLHSLGDFCYLVRREVVDAIGSADPAYGEGPCWEMDYNVRAARAGFVGVWVGGAFVWRPRSVDERGTLGPARRLYQDRFCGQRLRGEREEYRPHCLGDECPDFAPRELIELRLGNPSRAADGPARPVPAAARTAPRQPLVSCVMPTYDRLAYALRAVGYFLRQDYPATELVIVEDGTPRLAGRLPDDPRIRLVNASAGNRHSIGALRNLGCAAARGEFIVLFDDDDWHGPRRVSAQLEPLLAGTADVSALHGIDWFEPANWKCWRPSPALESRLLRHGVYGGTMAFARRWWERRGFLDRSLAEDADFLDRCVRAGGRLSRIPGREHYVYVRHPGNSWSLQAGQALDRSGWTPAPVPDLPVDDLAFYRGPTPTDPARMAGRVSCIMPTRDRRALAGLAISYFLRQDHPDKELIVLDDGEDPIGDLVTGLPNVRYERLDRSVVLGTKRNLGCELATGEFVAHWDDDDWQAPTRLSSQLRGLASQRAELSGTGSLLFWDPERAHAWRYTWPAGARPWLAGTSLCYPISLWRKHPFAPVRVGEDTRFVWQSAVRRMHDLRGTDLVVALVHPGNTVAKDGRGAYWSPTNAAEVHQVLGGDADLYQDLAPL, from the coding sequence ATGGTGGGAACGACGGTTGTGGGGCTGACGCCGGCCGAGCCGCACGCCCTGCTGCGCAGCGCCACCTTCCTCGCCCGTTATACCGGCGAACCCTTCGAACTGGTTCACCTGTCCGCCGCCGGAGCTACCGGGTTCAACGAGTTGTTGCAGCATCCGGCGCCGCACATCGTCCTGCTGCAGGGCGGCGCCCTGGTCGGCCCCGGCTGGCTCACCCGGCTCACCGCTGCCCTCGCCCGCACCGGGGCAGGGCTTGCCGGGCCGAGCACCAATCGCTCGTGGAACGAACAGGGCTGCATCGACGCAGCGCCGAACGTCCGCGGGGTCGAGGCTGCGGCGGCGGCTCTCGCCCGCAGGTTCGGGACGGCCGCGCGGACGCTGGCCCCGCTGCACTCCCTGGGCGACTTCTGCTACCTGGTGCGGCGCGAGGTGGTGGACGCCATCGGCAGCGCCGATCCGGCCTACGGCGAGGGTCCATGTTGGGAGATGGACTACAACGTCCGGGCGGCCCGGGCGGGGTTCGTCGGCGTCTGGGTCGGCGGTGCCTTCGTCTGGCGTCCACGATCCGTCGACGAGCGCGGCACCCTCGGACCCGCCCGGCGGCTCTATCAGGACCGGTTCTGCGGACAGCGGCTGCGCGGAGAGCGCGAGGAGTACCGGCCGCACTGCCTCGGGGACGAGTGCCCCGACTTCGCCCCCCGCGAGTTGATCGAGCTGCGGCTCGGCAACCCCAGCCGCGCTGCCGACGGACCGGCGCGGCCCGTCCCGGCAGCTGCCCGGACGGCACCCCGCCAGCCGCTGGTGAGTTGCGTGATGCCCACGTACGACCGGTTGGCGTACGCACTGCGTGCGGTCGGCTACTTCCTGCGCCAGGACTACCCCGCCACCGAGCTCGTCATCGTCGAGGACGGGACGCCCCGGTTGGCGGGCCGGCTCCCCGATGATCCGCGGATCCGGCTGGTCAACGCCTCAGCCGGCAACCGCCACAGCATCGGCGCCCTCCGCAACCTCGGCTGCGCAGCCGCCCGCGGTGAGTTCATCGTCTTGTTCGACGACGACGACTGGCACGGTCCGAGACGGGTCAGCGCCCAACTCGAGCCGCTGCTGGCAGGGACGGCCGATGTCTCCGCGCTCCACGGCATCGACTGGTTCGAGCCCGCGAACTGGAAGTGCTGGCGTCCGTCGCCTGCGCTGGAGTCCCGGCTACTGCGGCACGGCGTCTACGGCGGCACGATGGCCTTCGCCCGCCGGTGGTGGGAGCGGCGAGGATTCCTGGACCGCTCGCTGGCCGAGGATGCCGACTTCCTCGACCGCTGCGTACGCGCGGGAGGCCGGCTCAGCCGCATTCCGGGCCGGGAGCACTACGTCTATGTGCGGCACCCCGGCAACAGTTGGTCGCTCCAGGCCGGGCAGGCGCTCGATCGCAGCGGCTGGACGCCGGCACCGGTGCCCGACCTGCCGGTCGACGACCTGGCGTTCTATCGCGGGCCCACTCCGACCGACCCTGCCCGGATGGCCGGACGGGTGAGCTGCATCATGCCCACCCGCGACCGACGGGCCCTGGCCGGCCTCGCGATCTCCTACTTCCTGCGCCAGGACCACCCCGACAAGGAACTCATCGTGCTCGACGACGGCGAGGATCCGATCGGCGACCTCGTCACCGGCCTCCCGAACGTCCGCTACGAGCGTCTGGATCGGTCGGTCGTGCTGGGGACGAAGCGGAACCTCGGCTGCGAGCTGGCCACCGGCGAGTTCGTCGCCCATTGGGACGACGACGACTGGCAGGCCCCGACCCGGCTCAGCAGCCAGCTCCGCGGACTGGCGTCCCAGCGGGCCGAGCTCTCGGGCACCGGGAGCCTGCTGTTCTGGGATCCCGAACGCGCTCACGCCTGGCGGTACACCTGGCCGGCCGGGGCCCGGCCCTGGCTGGCGGGCACCAGCCTGTGCTATCCGATCAGCCTCTGGCGCAAGCACCCGTTCGCCCCCGTCCGCGTCGGAGAGGACACCCGGTTCGTCTGGCAGTCGGCGGTGCGCAGGATGCACGATCTGCGCGGCACCGACCTGGTGGTCGCGTTGGTCCACCCCGGCAACACCGTCGCCAAGGATGGACGGGGCGCCTACTGGTCCCCGACCAACGCCGCCGAGGTCCACCAAGTCCTCGGCGGCGATGCTGATCTCTACCAAGACCTCGCACCCCTCTGA